The Micromonospora sp. NBC_00421 DNA window TCCGGAGCTCTCCGGGCGGGGCGACCAAAAACAACAGGCGATTCGCGCATCCCGCGCGGAGCGCTCCTCTTCGGGTCCGCAACAAGTGCGGGCTCGACGTTCCGTCAAGGAGACGAAACAGATGGCAATTGGCACCGTCAAGTGGTTCAACGCTGACAAGGGCTTCGGCTTCATCACCCCGGACGGCGGCGGCGCTGACGTCTTCGCCCACTTCTCGGCGATCCAGTCCTCCGGCTACCGGAGCCTGGACGAGAACCAGCGGGTCGAGTTCGAGGTGACCCAGGGCCAGAAGGGCCCGCAGGCGGAGAACATCCGTCCGCTCTGATCTTCGGATCGTCCGGTAACACCCACCAGGTCCTCCGGACCCGGTGACGGACCGGTCCGCCGCGCCGCCCCCCGCTCCGGCGGGACGCGGCGTGCTGCGGCGGACCGGCCCG harbors:
- the cspE gene encoding transcription antiterminator/RNA stability regulator CspE; translation: MAIGTVKWFNADKGFGFITPDGGGADVFAHFSAIQSSGYRSLDENQRVEFEVTQGQKGPQAENIRPL